Proteins from one Bradyrhizobium roseum genomic window:
- the tnpC gene encoding IS66 family transposase (programmed frameshift), giving the protein MISKPDDLPSDLASALAALQAEREARLRAEAVAASAQAELSDNEALIAHLELRIEKLKRELYGPRSERTARLIEQLELELEELITTASEDELAARAAAAKVQNVRAFTRKRPVRKPWPDDIERERVVIKAPTTCACCGGARLAKLGEDVTETLEEIPRRFKLIETVREKFTCRDCEKISQSPAPFHATPRGFIGPQLLATILFDKFGMHIPLNRQSVRFKAERIDLPLSTLADQVGHGTFAVMPLFQLIERHVLAAERLHGDDTTIRILAKSKCTTGRIWTYVRDDRPYGGPAPPAAVYYASSDRRGEHPQKHLAAFTGILQADCYNGFEPLFDPQKKAMPITPAFCFAHARPGFFELADIEKTARDGQKGKPVSPIALEAVRRLDALFEIERAINGRSADERRAVRQEQSKPLLDDMHAWLLRERETLSRSAEVLRPMNYMLRRWDDFARFLDDGRICLSNNAAERALRGIALGRRNWTFAGSLRGADRAAIMLTMITTCRLNDVDPKAWLADVLARIADLPVSRLHELLPWEWKLLRQADNPTDQRAA; this is encoded by the exons ATGATATCGAAGCCGGACGATCTTCCATCGGACCTTGCGAGTGCCCTGGCGGCGCTGCAGGCCGAGCGTGAGGCGCGGCTGCGAGCCGAGGCGGTGGCTGCCAGTGCGCAGGCGGAGCTGTCGGACAACGAGGCGCTGATCGCGCATCTCGAGCTGCGGATCGAGAAGCTCAAACGCGAACTGTACGGGCCGCGCTCCGAGCGCACGGCGCGGCTGATCGAGCAGTTGGAATTGGAGCTCGAAGAGCTGATCACCACGGCGAGTGAGGATGAACTCGCCGCGCGTGCCGCGGCTGCAAAGGTACAGAACGTTCGGGCCTTCACGCGCAAGCGGCCGGTGCGCAAGCCGTGGCCGGACGACATCGAACGCGAGCGGGTCGTCATTAAGGCGCCAACGACCTGCGCCTGCTGCGGTGGGGCGCGCTTGGCGAAGCTGGGCGAGGATGTGACCGAGACGTTGGAGGAGATTCCGCGTCGGTTCAAGCTGATCGAGACGGTTCGAGAAAAGTTCACCTGCCGCGATTGCGAAAAGATCAGCCAGTCGCCCGCACCGTTCCATGCCACGCCGCGCGGCTTCATTGGTCCGCAATTGCTGGCGACGATCCTGTTCGACAAGTTCGGCATGCATATCCCGCTCAATCGCCAGAGCGTGCGCTTCAAGGCCGAGAGGATCGACTTGCCGCTATCGACGCTGGCCGACCAGGTTGGCCACGGAACCTTCGCCGTCATGCCGCTGTTCCAACTGATCGAGCGGCATGTGCTCGCGGCGGAGCGCCTGCATGGCGACGACACCACCATCCGTATCCTGGCCAAGAGCAAGTGCACGACCGGACGAATCTGGACCTATGTGCGGGATGACCGGCCCTACGGTGGGCCTGCGCCGCCAGCGGCGGTCTATTACGCCTCGAGCGACCGACGAGGTGAGCATCCGCAGAAGCATCTGGCCGCCTTCACCGGCATCCTGCAAGCCGACTGCTACAATGGCTTCGAGCCGCTGTTCGACCCGCAGAAGAAAGCGATGCCAATCACGCCGGCATTTTGCTTCGCCCATGCGCGGC CGGGCTTCTTCGAACTGGCCGATATCGAGAAAACCGCCCGGGACGGACAAAAAGGCAAACCGGTCTCCCCGATCGCGCTGGAGGCGGTCAGGCGTCTGGACGCCCTGTTCGAGATCGAGCGCGCCATCAATGGCCGCAGTGCCGACGAACGGCGTGCCGTTCGCCAAGAGCAGAGCAAGCCGCTGCTCGACGACATGCACGCCTGGCTGCTCCGCGAGCGAGAAACCCTATCGCGCTCCGCCGAGGTCCTGAGGCCCATGAACTACATGCTCAGGCGCTGGGACGACTTCGCCCGCTTCCTCGACGATGGCAGGATCTGCCTCAGCAACAACGCCGCCGAAAGAGCGTTGCGCGGCATCGCCTTGGGAAGGCGCAACTGGACCTTCGCCGGCAGTCTGCGTGGCGCTGACCGCGCCGCCATCATGCTGACGATGATCACGACCTGTCGCCTGAACGACGTCGATCCCAAAGCCTGGCTCGCCGACGTCCTCGCCCGCATCGCCGATCTTCCCGTATCCCGTCTGCACGAGCTGCTGCCATGGGAATGGAAGCTCCTGCGCCAAGCCGACAACCCCACCGATCAGCGAGCCGCCTGA
- the tnpB gene encoding IS66 family insertion sequence element accessory protein TnpB (TnpB, as the term is used for proteins encoded by IS66 family insertion elements, is considered an accessory protein, since TnpC, encoded by a neighboring gene, is a DDE family transposase.), translating to MIPVPTGARVWLATGYTDMRRGFPSLALQVQEVLRKDPLSGHLFVFRGRRSDLVKVIWHDGQGACLFTKRLERGKFIWPSVAGESVTISPAQLSYLLSGIDWRNPQETHRPTRAG from the coding sequence ATGATCCCGGTTCCGACGGGCGCGCGAGTGTGGCTGGCGACAGGCTACACGGACATGCGCCGAGGCTTTCCATCGCTGGCACTCCAGGTGCAGGAGGTTCTTCGCAAGGACCCGCTCAGCGGTCATCTGTTCGTGTTCCGCGGTCGCCGAAGCGATCTTGTGAAGGTGATCTGGCACGATGGCCAGGGAGCCTGCTTGTTCACAAAAAGACTGGAGAGAGGAAAGTTCATCTGGCCATCGGTTGCCGGTGAATCGGTAACGATCTCGCCGGCGCAGTTGAGCTATCTGCTGTCCGGGATCGATTGGCGTAACCCTCAAGAAACCCATCGGCCGACGCGGGCCGGATAG
- the tnpA gene encoding IS66-like element accessory protein TnpA has protein sequence MTISRAEVITSVARRRRWSLDEKERLVAASLEPGASVSEVARVAGLHVSQLFRWRKALCKHGEASTAPFVPVEIGPSAPPREVAKAPLTTTAARPRKSQGIIEIDLGSGHCIRVDGDVDGDALRRVLDALVRR, from the coding sequence ATGACGATTTCGCGGGCGGAGGTGATCACATCGGTCGCGCGGCGGCGCCGGTGGTCGCTGGATGAGAAGGAACGGCTGGTTGCAGCATCGCTCGAGCCCGGAGCCAGTGTTTCCGAGGTGGCCCGCGTGGCAGGCCTACATGTGAGCCAGCTGTTCAGGTGGCGCAAAGCGCTTTGCAAGCATGGTGAAGCGAGTACAGCGCCGTTCGTGCCGGTCGAGATTGGGCCGTCTGCACCGCCGCGGGAGGTGGCCAAAGCGCCATTGACGACGACGGCGGCTCGTCCACGGAAGAGCCAGGGCATCATCGAGATTGATCTTGGTAGCGGGCACTGCATCCGGGTCGATGGCGACGTCGATGGAGACGCGCTACGTCGCGTTCTCGATGCTTTGGTACGCCGATGA
- a CDS encoding NAD-dependent epimerase/dehydratase family protein, producing the protein MIPASGPPDSKVHSSASGSHNTPNEEKPRVLVTGADGFIGRHLVPFLATRGYRVIAASRATSTFENPNVAAVPLPDLSKLFDWCPLLDQCDAVVHLAGIAHKHAGDALYDRINHRATSALARAISLGAKRHLVFISSIAAQSGPCADHDLTEDDFPTPSNAYGRSKFAGEQAIRAAGISFTILRPVVIYGEGEKGNFAAVHRLSRLPVPLPFGALTAKRSVLSIQNFNLAVETALSNPRARGETFIVSDPKPVTVTKLIARHRASLGRSPGLIPLPESWIEACLKATGQISTWERIGRPLLAPPTKLLAIGWEPLSE; encoded by the coding sequence ATGATACCTGCCTCCGGCCCACCGGACTCTAAAGTGCATTCCTCTGCGTCTGGCTCGCACAATACCCCCAATGAAGAAAAACCCAGGGTGCTTGTAACGGGTGCGGATGGGTTCATCGGGCGGCACTTGGTCCCCTTCCTTGCCACGCGGGGATACAGGGTGATTGCCGCATCGAGGGCGACAAGCACCTTCGAGAATCCGAACGTTGCCGCAGTCCCGTTGCCGGATCTCTCGAAGCTGTTTGACTGGTGCCCCCTTCTGGATCAATGCGACGCTGTGGTTCATCTTGCGGGCATCGCTCACAAGCACGCTGGCGACGCCCTTTACGATCGCATCAATCACCGCGCGACATCTGCTCTGGCCCGCGCCATTTCACTCGGCGCGAAGAGACATCTGGTGTTCATTTCTTCCATCGCCGCACAGTCCGGTCCTTGCGCAGATCATGATCTGACTGAAGACGACTTTCCAACACCAAGCAATGCATATGGACGGTCCAAATTTGCCGGCGAACAGGCCATTCGCGCCGCCGGCATTTCGTTCACCATCTTGCGACCGGTCGTAATTTATGGCGAAGGCGAGAAGGGAAATTTCGCTGCCGTCCATCGGCTTTCGCGGCTGCCCGTCCCGTTGCCGTTCGGAGCACTGACCGCAAAACGGTCCGTATTGTCCATTCAGAATTTCAATTTGGCAGTCGAAACGGCCTTGAGCAACCCCCGTGCACGGGGAGAGACTTTTATCGTGTCGGACCCGAAGCCGGTCACCGTCACAAAACTCATCGCGCGTCACCGCGCCAGCCTCGGCAGATCACCTGGCTTGATACCCCTGCCTGAAAGCTGGATCGAGGCGTGCCTGAAGGCCACGGGCCAAATTTCGACTTGGGAACGGATTGGCCGGCCACTGTTAGCTCCGCCGACGAAGCTACTTGCAATAGGCTGGGAACCATTGAGCGAATAG
- a CDS encoding D-glycero-alpha-D-manno-heptose-1,7-bisphosphate 7-phosphatase, translating into MKRPAIFFDRDGVLNEDRGYVFEISQLKWIDGARAAVKVANDAGYFVFVITNQSGVARGLYEESHVEALHEWMANDLASIGAHIDAFEYCPFHPEAPIERYRQASYRRKPAPGMINDLLDQFPVDAGRSILIGDKPTDLEAARAAGIKGYLFRGDNLEHFLKSIL; encoded by the coding sequence ATGAAGAGACCAGCAATTTTCTTTGATCGGGACGGCGTGCTGAACGAAGATAGGGGCTACGTCTTCGAAATCAGCCAGCTAAAGTGGATAGATGGCGCACGCGCAGCGGTCAAGGTCGCCAATGATGCCGGATATTTTGTATTCGTGATTACGAACCAATCTGGTGTAGCCAGAGGTCTCTATGAGGAAAGCCATGTTGAAGCGCTACATGAGTGGATGGCGAACGATTTAGCTAGCATCGGAGCTCACATAGATGCATTCGAGTACTGCCCTTTTCATCCCGAAGCGCCAATAGAGCGGTATCGTCAAGCAAGCTATCGACGTAAGCCGGCACCGGGCATGATCAATGACCTCTTGGACCAGTTTCCGGTGGATGCCGGTCGGAGCATTCTCATAGGAGACAAGCCCACCGATCTAGAGGCCGCACGGGCAGCAGGGATAAAAGGCTATTTGTTTAGGGGCGACAACCTCGAGCATTTCTTGAAATCTATCTTGTAA
- a CDS encoding O-antigen ligase family protein: MVVWLICLFPTINLRSFCRSLKQPASYLPLALLALALLGLFWADDTWGVRLEGIAPVAKLAVIPLLLYHFERSHRAHWVFIAFLGSCTILMGLSWIVYFAPSWRISGNEAGVPVRNSIDQTQAFAICVCALAPILLAFFAKRRTLLAFGCSALLIGFVVNMAFIALARTAFLYLPFLAAIFAARYLSGKAALKFFVIVAGAAVLAAFTSPYLRHRLLQTAVEFKQNDQSDIATSTGQRLLYWSNSLDSIARAPILGHGTGSTKQLFERLAEGKSGPWADKIRNPHNQTLYVAIQWGLFGCIILFSMWGAHLLLFRGHGLIEWIGLSVVAQNFLSGFANSHLFDFHAGWLYVLGVGVAGAIVCRESTSPTVRHAT, from the coding sequence ATGGTCGTTTGGCTTATCTGCTTATTTCCAACGATCAACCTGCGGTCATTCTGCCGTTCGCTTAAACAACCAGCCAGTTATCTGCCTCTGGCGCTTCTTGCGCTAGCTCTGCTAGGTTTGTTCTGGGCCGATGATACGTGGGGGGTACGACTGGAGGGCATTGCTCCGGTAGCCAAGCTCGCGGTTATCCCTCTCCTCCTGTATCATTTCGAGCGATCGCATCGCGCCCATTGGGTCTTTATTGCTTTTCTTGGCTCATGCACAATTTTGATGGGGCTTTCCTGGATCGTTTATTTTGCGCCGAGCTGGCGAATTTCAGGAAACGAGGCTGGCGTTCCGGTCAGAAACAGCATCGACCAAACGCAAGCGTTTGCGATCTGCGTCTGTGCGCTTGCTCCAATCTTGTTAGCGTTCTTTGCAAAACGGCGAACTCTGCTGGCCTTCGGGTGCTCCGCTCTGTTGATTGGATTTGTCGTCAACATGGCCTTTATCGCGCTTGCGCGAACGGCCTTTCTTTACTTACCGTTCTTGGCAGCGATCTTTGCGGCGAGATACTTGAGCGGCAAGGCCGCGCTAAAATTCTTTGTTATTGTTGCTGGTGCGGCGGTTTTAGCTGCGTTCACATCCCCATACTTGCGCCACCGCCTTCTGCAGACCGCTGTCGAATTCAAACAGAATGATCAATCGGATATCGCTACCTCAACGGGTCAGAGGTTACTTTATTGGAGCAATTCGTTGGATTCCATCGCAAGGGCTCCAATCCTCGGACACGGCACGGGATCGACCAAGCAATTGTTCGAAAGACTTGCAGAGGGCAAAAGTGGCCCTTGGGCTGACAAGATCCGTAACCCGCACAATCAGACACTGTATGTTGCTATTCAATGGGGATTATTTGGTTGCATCATCCTATTCTCGATGTGGGGCGCTCATCTGCTTTTGTTTCGCGGGCATGGTTTGATCGAGTGGATCGGCTTATCTGTCGTGGCCCAGAATTTTCTGAGCGGTTTCGCTAACTCACATCTGTTCGACTTCCATGCAGGATGGCTGTACGTATTGGGCGTAGGAGTCGCTGGCGCAATTGTCTGCAGAGAAAGTACGAGCCCGACAGTCCGCCATGCAACATGA
- the gmd gene encoding GDP-mannose 4,6-dehydratase, translating to MIGKPPVALITGVTGQDGAYLAEYLLGLGYEVHGIKRRSSSFNTARIDHLYQDPHSRKVPFLLHYGDMTDSTNLIRLMQQIRPTEIYNLAAQSHVGVSFESPEYTANADAIGVLRLLEAIRILGMEKETRFYQASTSELYGLAQEVPQKETTPFYPRSPYGVAKLYGYWITVNYREAYGIYASNGILFNHESPIRGETFVTRKITRSVARIETGLEDTLYLGNLEAKRDWGHARDYVEGMHSILQADAPDDFVLATGETRSVREFVELAFAEVGRTIQWRGRGVDETGVDRKFGKTMVRIDPVYFRPTEVDLLVGDASKAREKLGWKPKITFAQMVKEMVASDLADARREVANGKPSV from the coding sequence ATGATAGGAAAACCGCCTGTTGCACTGATCACCGGCGTCACCGGCCAGGACGGCGCGTATCTTGCCGAATATCTGCTCGGCCTCGGCTATGAGGTCCACGGCATCAAGCGGCGGTCGTCCTCGTTCAACACCGCGCGCATCGATCACCTCTACCAGGACCCGCATTCCCGCAAGGTGCCGTTCCTGCTGCATTACGGCGACATGACCGACTCGACCAACCTGATCCGGCTGATGCAGCAGATCAGGCCGACCGAGATCTACAACCTCGCAGCCCAGAGCCATGTCGGCGTCAGCTTCGAAAGCCCGGAATACACCGCCAATGCCGACGCCATTGGCGTGCTGCGGCTCTTGGAGGCGATCCGTATCCTCGGCATGGAGAAGGAAACGCGGTTCTACCAGGCCTCGACCTCGGAACTGTACGGTCTCGCCCAGGAGGTACCGCAGAAGGAGACCACGCCGTTCTACCCGCGCTCGCCTTACGGCGTCGCCAAGCTCTACGGCTACTGGATCACGGTGAACTACCGAGAGGCCTACGGCATCTATGCCTCGAACGGCATCCTGTTCAATCATGAGAGCCCGATCCGGGGCGAGACTTTTGTGACGCGCAAGATCACGCGCAGCGTCGCCCGCATCGAGACCGGCCTGGAAGACACCCTCTATCTCGGCAATCTGGAAGCCAAGCGCGACTGGGGCCATGCGCGGGATTATGTCGAGGGCATGCACAGCATATTGCAGGCGGATGCGCCCGACGATTTCGTGCTGGCGACCGGCGAGACCCGTTCGGTGCGCGAGTTCGTCGAACTGGCGTTCGCCGAGGTCGGCCGCACCATCCAATGGCGCGGCAGGGGCGTCGACGAAACGGGCGTTGACAGAAAATTCGGCAAGACCATGGTCCGCATCGATCCGGTCTACTTCCGGCCGACCGAAGTCGACCTTCTGGTCGGCGATGCCAGCAAGGCGCGCGAGAAGCTCGGCTGGAAGCCTAAGATCACGTTCGCTCAGATGGTCAAGGAAATGGTCGCAAGCGATCTCGCTGACGCGAGACGGGAGGTGGCCAATGGCAAGCCTTCCGTTTGA
- a CDS encoding glycosyltransferase family 4 protein, which produces MHNSARLIFATQFYPPDPSTTAVYLGKIADTLAVDSQVVVISATPNSDLLRADPHSNPAVIEIKTWNPRKSALVQRAAAVCLLAARMFFSVLKRATSNDVVFCITTPFTLPYTVFLAAKLRGATTLLLIHDLYPEALEVAGLIQSKSFAARLIRFANTILFRGLDAIVVIGRDVPPLILKYPGVKPDKLHIIPNWPLIPIGYRKVEPSNRFRAPGASKFIVGLSGNLGFTHSPATVFEAAKLLQSERDIHFILSGWGVGWKDLNDLFAREKLTNVTILSPVPEDELIEFLSAADLWIIPYRRNVAGVSIPSRLYNLLAVGRPVVVASEANSEGALVLREQAIGWVVPPEDPVELARAIQEAARDRKATTEKGIRAADVAHKYREEAALALYRSVVSDVKHTRMGEP; this is translated from the coding sequence ATGCACAACTCTGCAAGGCTGATCTTCGCTACTCAGTTCTATCCTCCGGATCCGAGCACGACGGCGGTGTACCTGGGTAAGATCGCCGATACGCTTGCGGTAGATAGCCAAGTCGTCGTAATTTCCGCCACGCCCAACTCGGATTTGCTCAGAGCTGACCCGCACAGCAATCCGGCCGTCATCGAAATCAAAACCTGGAATCCGCGCAAGTCCGCACTCGTGCAACGCGCGGCGGCGGTTTGCCTGCTGGCCGCACGGATGTTCTTCTCGGTCTTGAAGCGAGCAACATCCAACGACGTCGTCTTCTGCATAACGACTCCTTTTACTTTGCCTTACACCGTGTTTCTGGCGGCGAAACTGCGAGGCGCGACGACGCTGCTCCTCATCCACGATCTTTATCCCGAAGCGCTCGAAGTGGCCGGCCTGATCCAATCCAAGTCCTTTGCGGCCCGGCTCATCCGCTTCGCAAACACGATCCTGTTTCGAGGCCTGGACGCCATCGTCGTCATCGGACGGGATGTGCCGCCCCTAATCCTCAAGTATCCAGGCGTCAAACCCGATAAGCTTCACATTATCCCCAATTGGCCCCTGATCCCCATCGGATATCGGAAGGTCGAGCCATCCAACCGTTTCCGCGCTCCGGGTGCTTCCAAATTCATCGTCGGACTGTCTGGCAATCTCGGCTTCACCCATTCTCCTGCAACGGTGTTTGAAGCAGCAAAACTGCTGCAGTCCGAGCGCGACATCCATTTCATCCTGTCCGGATGGGGCGTTGGCTGGAAGGACTTGAATGACCTGTTCGCACGGGAAAAACTCACCAACGTCACGATCCTGAGCCCGGTCCCCGAGGATGAGCTCATTGAGTTCCTGTCCGCAGCGGATCTTTGGATCATACCCTACCGCCGGAATGTCGCCGGCGTGTCGATTCCGAGCCGCCTCTACAATCTCCTGGCCGTCGGTCGGCCGGTCGTTGTCGCGTCAGAGGCAAATTCCGAAGGAGCTCTGGTGCTCCGTGAGCAGGCCATCGGATGGGTCGTGCCGCCCGAGGACCCAGTCGAGCTTGCCCGGGCTATCCAGGAGGCTGCACGGGATCGTAAGGCGACGACCGAAAAAGGAATCCGGGCGGCCGATGTTGCTCACAAATACCGCGAGGAGGCAGCGCTTGCCCTTTACCGCAGTGTCGTCAGCGACGTCAAACACACAAGGATGGGCGAGCCGTAG
- a CDS encoding aminotransferase class III-fold pyridoxal phosphate-dependent enzyme, with amino-acid sequence MPDRWAWGIHRLLSVREKHAMSSTGQTLYRRARKVMPGGTQLLSKRPEMFLPEQWPTYFKTAKGAEVVDLDGRTFLDMSYCGIGATILGFADPDVDAAVKTAIDLGSMSTLNCAEDIELAELLIELHPWSDMVRFGRAGGEAMAIAIRIARAVTGRDMVAFCGYHGWHDWYLSANLGENTALDGHLLPGLETKGVPRGLAGLMHPFHFNKVDEIEAIVATNGERLAAIVMEPVRSSEPEPAFIKGIRTLADRCGAVLIFDEVTSGLRVNSGGAHLAYGVDPDIAVFAKAIANGFPMAAIVGRASVMDAAQETFISSTAWTERVGPVAALATLRKHRERNVANHLMRIGSRIQNGWNEASRTTGLPLHISGISPLGHFAFDLPDAQEVRTLFTQMMLDRGILATGSFYAMWAHTDAQVDRYLENLNEVFHELRIAVDQKAVKQLLRGPVAHSGFKRLT; translated from the coding sequence TTGCCTGACCGGTGGGCTTGGGGTATCCACCGCCTACTTTCCGTACGGGAGAAGCATGCGATGTCAAGCACTGGCCAAACGCTTTACCGGCGCGCGCGCAAGGTCATGCCCGGCGGTACCCAATTGCTGTCCAAACGCCCAGAAATGTTCTTGCCCGAGCAGTGGCCCACCTACTTCAAAACGGCCAAGGGCGCCGAAGTGGTCGACCTCGACGGAAGAACCTTTCTGGACATGAGCTATTGTGGAATCGGCGCCACCATCCTGGGTTTTGCGGATCCCGACGTCGACGCCGCGGTGAAGACCGCAATCGATTTGGGCTCGATGTCAACGCTGAATTGCGCCGAGGACATCGAACTCGCCGAACTCTTGATCGAGCTGCATCCCTGGTCGGACATGGTTCGCTTCGGCCGCGCCGGTGGCGAAGCGATGGCGATAGCGATCCGCATCGCACGCGCAGTCACCGGTCGCGACATGGTGGCATTCTGCGGCTATCACGGCTGGCACGACTGGTATCTGAGCGCCAATCTCGGCGAAAACACCGCGCTCGACGGCCATCTACTGCCAGGCTTGGAAACGAAGGGCGTGCCGCGCGGTCTCGCCGGGTTGATGCATCCGTTCCACTTCAACAAGGTTGACGAGATCGAGGCGATCGTTGCAACCAACGGCGAGCGACTCGCCGCAATCGTAATGGAGCCGGTGCGCTCCAGCGAGCCTGAGCCGGCCTTCATCAAGGGCATCCGCACCCTTGCTGACCGCTGCGGCGCAGTGCTGATCTTCGACGAGGTGACATCGGGATTGCGCGTCAATTCGGGCGGCGCACACCTCGCCTACGGCGTCGACCCTGATATCGCAGTATTTGCCAAGGCGATCGCTAATGGGTTTCCGATGGCGGCGATCGTCGGCCGGGCATCGGTGATGGATGCTGCGCAGGAAACCTTTATCAGTTCGACTGCTTGGACTGAGCGCGTTGGGCCGGTGGCGGCCCTTGCCACGCTGCGCAAGCATCGCGAGCGCAATGTTGCTAATCACCTTATGCGGATCGGCAGCCGCATCCAGAACGGTTGGAATGAAGCCTCACGCACGACCGGCCTTCCTCTGCATATTTCCGGAATCTCACCGCTCGGGCATTTCGCCTTCGACCTGCCCGATGCGCAGGAAGTCCGCACGTTGTTCACCCAAATGATGCTCGACCGCGGTATCTTAGCTACCGGCTCGTTCTATGCAATGTGGGCGCACACCGACGCCCAAGTCGACCGCTATCTGGAAAACTTGAACGAGGTGTTCCACGAGCTGCGCATCGCGGTGGACCAGAAGGCCGTCAAACAATTGCTGCGCGGTCCGGTCGCCCATTCCGGGTTCAAGCGGCTGACCTGA
- a CDS encoding LbetaH domain-containing protein, which translates to MQLSLQRNELAVYVRRQFENLFPDGADLGDLLKFVDLALGRVEHCFSRVRLKGFFANGEARFSHLHSDQYAIFLYYLANTVFRERPGHPIADKAYALNKALHALDAFYEVELPDVFAVQHPVGTVLGRASYSDYFICYHNCTVGANLENDYPSFGRGSVMYGGSRVIGKTAVGDNTFVSTGAIIIDGGALAADSVLYGIYPKAARSPTSRNVRREIFGMDA; encoded by the coding sequence GTGCAGCTCTCGCTTCAGCGCAATGAGCTCGCCGTCTACGTGCGGAGGCAGTTCGAGAATCTGTTCCCGGATGGCGCCGATCTCGGCGACCTGTTGAAATTCGTGGACCTTGCGCTCGGACGGGTCGAGCACTGTTTCTCGCGCGTCAGGCTCAAGGGCTTCTTTGCCAATGGCGAGGCACGGTTCTCGCATTTGCACTCCGACCAATATGCGATCTTTCTGTACTATCTCGCAAACACAGTGTTTCGAGAGCGGCCCGGGCATCCCATTGCCGACAAGGCCTACGCGCTTAACAAGGCCTTGCACGCGCTAGACGCATTCTACGAGGTAGAGCTGCCCGACGTGTTCGCAGTCCAGCATCCGGTCGGCACGGTGCTCGGCCGCGCTAGCTATTCTGATTACTTCATCTGCTACCACAACTGCACGGTCGGCGCGAATCTCGAGAACGACTATCCATCGTTCGGACGTGGCAGCGTGATGTACGGCGGCAGCCGGGTGATCGGTAAGACCGCCGTCGGAGACAACACTTTCGTGTCAACCGGTGCAATCATCATCGATGGTGGCGCGCTCGCCGCCGACAGCGTGCTTTACGGTATCTATCCGAAGGCCGCGCGCTCGCCGACGTCGCGCAACGTTAGGCGCGAAATTTTCGGCATGGACGCCTGA
- the hisF gene encoding imidazole glycerol phosphate synthase subunit HisF yields the protein MLKKRLIPKFLLRDGRLVKYVRFFENERAAGNPVTTAKVYNDYGVDELIVLDIVPSEASRHRVVEIIERMSEEIFMPFTVGGGVKTLNDVNVLLRAGADKVSVNSAAVRRPEFLREAARTFGDQCMTVSIDYKKISPNHASVFIDGGREHAALDPIEWARRCEDLHCGEVLLGSIDQDGTMSGYDLEMIHRAAHVLSVPLIVSGGCGSLQHAIDALEAGASAVAISSMFLFTDNSPIKLRSHLFSRGLEVRASSSSRN from the coding sequence ATGCTGAAGAAGCGCCTGATCCCGAAATTCCTGCTGCGTGACGGCAGGCTCGTCAAATATGTCCGTTTCTTCGAGAACGAGCGTGCAGCCGGCAATCCGGTGACGACGGCGAAGGTCTATAACGACTATGGCGTCGACGAATTGATCGTGCTCGACATCGTGCCGAGCGAAGCCTCGCGTCACCGCGTGGTCGAGATCATCGAGCGGATGTCGGAAGAGATATTCATGCCGTTCACGGTCGGCGGTGGGGTCAAGACGCTCAATGACGTGAACGTGCTGCTTCGAGCCGGCGCCGACAAGGTGTCGGTGAACTCGGCAGCAGTCCGCCGGCCGGAATTTCTGCGCGAGGCGGCGCGCACATTCGGCGACCAGTGCATGACGGTATCAATCGACTACAAGAAAATCAGCCCCAATCACGCCAGCGTGTTCATCGACGGCGGTCGTGAGCACGCAGCCCTCGATCCAATCGAATGGGCGCGGCGCTGCGAGGACCTTCATTGCGGCGAGGTGCTGCTCGGCTCCATCGACCAGGACGGCACCATGAGCGGTTACGACCTTGAAATGATCCACAGGGCTGCGCACGTGTTAAGCGTGCCTTTGATCGTTTCCGGCGGCTGCGGCTCACTTCAGCATGCGATCGACGCACTGGAGGCCGGCGCGTCCGCGGTGGCGATTTCTTCGATGTTTCTTTTTACCGATAATAGCCCGATCAAGCTACGCAGCCATCTTTTCTCGCGCGGCCTCGAGGTACGGGCGAGCTCCAGCAGCAGGAACTAG